In Vibrio chagasii, the sequence GAAATAGTGACAAATGGGTAGCGCTGGGTCAGAGACAATCGCGAACAGTGCTAAGTTACCAACGTCAACTGCGACCTCTTCTCGTGCTTCTCGCTCTGCTGCGGTCCGAGGCAACTCCCCTTGCTCTATCCTTCCCGAAGGAAATCCCCAGTATTGGTCGAACGCTTCTGTGTTTTGACGAAAGCCGAGCAGAAACTTAGAACCCGACACAAAGATAATTTGGACTACATTCTTCATGAGTATCACAGTGTCGATTGGTAATATTTGACCATATCGTCTTGATTGATCGCTGGGCCTTCTAAGCTCTGTTGATCTTTCATGATCTGTGCAAGTGAAGGCAGAATAGAACGCTCGACTTTAAACGTTTCAGACCAAAGCTTGCCTCTCATTACCGCTTTAGCGCAAT encodes:
- a CDS encoding NUDIX domain-containing protein, whose amino-acid sequence is MKNVVQIIFVSGSKFLLGFRQNTEAFDQYWGFPSGRIEQGELPRTAAEREAREEVAVDVGNLALFAIVSDPALPICHYFYLCHEWTGDIQNAEPHLCQELRWFDRDELPENCTPITYLITQQLNDAPRVEHLDRNASHHSFCA